A genomic stretch from Deltaproteobacteria bacterium includes:
- a CDS encoding NYN domain-containing protein, which produces MRAAIFIDGGYLLKQVQDARLTPDYRNLAAYLLKPLRRNVQLDLMRCYFYYCPPWMSERPTEAELRRMAAHERFMAELQEQCDRWQVRLGKLERRRDGDKEVFAQKRVDVQLSVDMVQHAAAGHIQHAVLVAGDSDFIPAVIATKQSGATLTLWCDKDRSVHRDLILHADEVHYIDWRHFPGRRIQPPPVAPEPQPSVQPQQAEVGAVVPAELPVVSEDAGPSDAQEALQVEGGTRASGSGGRSRRRRGRRRGGSKPQDNQQSPEVPGGGESHREPTGPAAVVEVTTQPEPAAVVAVPAPSPSDPTLDVAAAVAPSPDAAEAPAAPRRRGGRGGRRRKSPAGSTGGNNSGNPDGNSSGTPPVAE; this is translated from the coding sequence ATGCGAGCGGCAATTTTCATTGACGGCGGCTACCTGCTCAAGCAAGTGCAGGATGCACGCCTCACCCCCGATTATCGAAACCTGGCAGCGTATCTCCTAAAACCGCTTAGACGTAACGTACAGTTAGATCTGATGCGCTGTTACTTTTATTACTGCCCGCCCTGGATGTCGGAGCGACCGACGGAGGCAGAATTGCGCCGTATGGCTGCTCACGAGCGCTTTATGGCGGAACTGCAAGAGCAATGTGATCGCTGGCAAGTAAGGCTCGGCAAGCTCGAGCGTCGCCGCGACGGTGACAAAGAGGTGTTTGCGCAGAAGCGAGTCGACGTGCAACTGAGCGTCGATATGGTACAGCACGCTGCCGCTGGGCACATCCAACATGCCGTACTAGTTGCCGGTGACAGTGATTTTATCCCAGCAGTGATTGCTACCAAGCAGTCGGGAGCCACGCTAACATTATGGTGTGACAAAGATAGGTCGGTACACCGGGATTTGATCCTCCATGCGGACGAGGTCCATTACATCGACTGGCGTCATTTCCCTGGGCGGAGAATACAACCACCCCCAGTAGCACCAGAACCGCAGCCTTCTGTTCAACCACAGCAAGCAGAGGTAGGGGCGGTAGTTCCTGCGGAGTTGCCGGTGGTATCAGAGGACGCGGGTCCCAGCGATGCCCAAGAAGCGCTTCAGGTCGAGGGCGGCACGCGGGCGTCAGGCAGCGGTGGCCGGTCCCGGCGGCGACGCGGACGGCGTCGTGGGGGGTCAAAACCTCAGGATAATCAGCAAAGTCCAGAAGTTCCAGGCGGCGGGGAGTCCCATCGTGAGCCAACGGGTCCTGCAGCGGTGGTCGAGGTCACTACGCAGCCGGAGCCGGCAGCCGTTGTGGCGGTGCCGGCGCCGTCTCCGTCAGATCCAACTCTCGATGTGGCTGCCGCGGTGGCGCCTAGCCCTGATGCAGCAGAGGCACCGGCTGCGCCACGGCGGCGCGGCGGTCGCGGCGGGCGGCGACGCAAGAGTCCCGCTGGAAGTACCGGCGGAAATAACTCGGGCAATCCCGATGGAAATTCCTCTGGAACTCCACCCGTGGCAGAATAG
- a CDS encoding DUF4105 domain-containing protein, whose product MHLGLAPLIAWCVGVSLLAVAGRPAQAAENQTKPIYYVPQVPQDMNDLDFYLMTGGPGFEVNDRFGHTAIRVVNRAEGTDVAFNWGKFSFDDPGFLWKFFRGQLDYSMGVRTFERDVALYGEMDRRVVMDHLNLTPQQKHKLMTKIAWNAVPEHRQFSYQYWYKNCATIPRDYLNDILGNQLYQRLATQPTQRVFRDYVRRNLAYAPFIVPLLDVLMNSNIDRPISAWEDMFLPHNLRRWLLTMPAFDDQGQPIPQQKLLSDERVLLDHPEVFKARFNDFLALTLPVTLGLVFAVAVLVLRPRREILAYRAIGVATCWWALISGLLGTTLLLNWFFSGHPDGWHNANLMLFWPTDWLFLATGWHMLRTGNPRVSSGLVRRYGRPYAWAHMLSLLVLTGLGASQIIVQNVWQVVAWFGGATMAVMSVLLITSLPVPNAVTAAPAAERTMVKARKTVA is encoded by the coding sequence GTGCATTTAGGACTGGCGCCATTGATAGCCTGGTGTGTAGGAGTGAGCCTCCTGGCGGTCGCGGGTCGACCAGCACAAGCCGCGGAAAATCAAACAAAACCTATTTACTATGTGCCGCAAGTTCCGCAGGACATGAACGATCTAGATTTCTACCTGATGACGGGTGGTCCAGGGTTTGAGGTGAACGACCGGTTCGGACATACAGCCATCAGGGTCGTGAACCGCGCCGAGGGCACCGATGTAGCGTTCAACTGGGGTAAGTTTTCCTTCGATGATCCTGGTTTTTTATGGAAGTTCTTTCGCGGTCAGCTTGATTACAGCATGGGTGTCAGAACTTTCGAGCGCGACGTCGCCTTGTACGGCGAGATGGACCGTCGCGTCGTCATGGATCATCTCAATCTGACCCCGCAGCAAAAACATAAACTCATGACAAAAATTGCTTGGAACGCGGTTCCGGAGCATCGGCAATTTTCTTACCAATATTGGTATAAAAACTGTGCGACGATACCGCGAGATTATCTCAACGATATTCTTGGCAATCAGCTTTACCAACGTTTGGCAACACAGCCAACCCAGCGCGTCTTTCGTGACTACGTAAGGCGCAATCTAGCTTACGCGCCGTTTATTGTTCCACTGCTTGATGTGCTGATGAACAGTAATATCGATCGCCCGATTTCTGCCTGGGAGGATATGTTTTTGCCGCATAATTTGCGTCGATGGCTACTCACTATGCCGGCCTTTGATGACCAGGGGCAACCCATCCCGCAGCAGAAGCTGCTGAGTGATGAACGGGTATTACTCGATCATCCCGAGGTGTTTAAGGCGCGCTTTAATGATTTCTTGGCTCTCACCTTACCGGTGACGCTGGGCCTGGTGTTTGCCGTGGCTGTGCTTGTACTAAGACCGCGGCGCGAGATCTTGGCCTACCGGGCGATCGGAGTGGCTACGTGTTGGTGGGCGCTCATCAGCGGTCTTTTGGGTACAACTTTACTGCTTAACTGGTTTTTCTCGGGGCACCCGGACGGTTGGCATAACGCTAATCTGATGCTGTTCTGGCCAACGGACTGGCTTTTTCTGGCGACTGGATGGCACATGTTACGCACGGGAAATCCACGGGTATCAAGCGGGCTGGTGCGACGCTACGGGCGGCCCTATGCCTGGGCGCATATGCTGAGTCTTCTTGTGCTCACTGGGTTAGGAGCATCGCAGATCATCGTCCAAAACGTGTGGCAGGTCGTGGCATGGTTTGGTGGAGCCACCATGGCTGTGATGTCTGTGCTACTGATCACGAGCTTGCCCGTCCCTAACGCGGTCACGGCGGCCCCGGCGGCGGAGCGCACGATGGTGAAGGCAAGGAAAACAGTAGCCTAG
- a CDS encoding sugar transferase produces the protein MIDGDVNPIPPNQALPSQVDKIITLQPYIGTAHRPGSDAMAKRLVDLILGGAILLAALPVMLALIVAIKANAAGPIFFVQRRVGQGGKIFKLYKFRSMITDADAIKSSLQLFNEKDGPIFKMKSDPRITSVGRFMRRHSLDELPQLFNVITGDMSLVGPRPPLPEEVLNYESWHLRRLAVKPGLTCTWQISGRSHLSFDEWMKLDIAYIEQWSLGLDLTLIWKTIRVVINADGAY, from the coding sequence ATGATCGATGGTGATGTCAATCCAATACCCCCAAACCAGGCCCTACCCAGCCAGGTCGACAAAATCATCACGCTGCAACCCTATATCGGCACCGCTCATCGTCCGGGCAGCGACGCCATGGCTAAACGGTTAGTTGACTTAATCTTGGGCGGAGCAATTCTCCTTGCTGCTCTCCCCGTCATGCTAGCGCTGATCGTAGCGATTAAAGCCAATGCGGCCGGTCCAATTTTTTTCGTACAACGGCGCGTCGGTCAGGGCGGCAAAATTTTCAAACTCTACAAGTTCCGCAGCATGATCACCGATGCCGACGCCATCAAATCATCGCTGCAGCTTTTTAACGAAAAAGATGGGCCCATCTTCAAAATGAAGTCGGACCCTCGCATCACGAGCGTCGGGAGGTTTATGCGCCGCCACAGTCTCGACGAGCTACCGCAATTGTTTAATGTGATCACCGGAGACATGAGCCTGGTCGGTCCCCGTCCGCCCTTGCCTGAGGAAGTCCTCAACTACGAATCGTGGCACCTGCGGCGGCTCGCTGTGAAACCCGGCCTAACCTGCACTTGGCAAATATCGGGACGGAGTCATTTGAGTTTTGACGAATGGATGAAACTCGACATTGCCTACATCGAACAGTGGAGTTTAGGTTTAGACCTCACTCTAATTTGGAAGACCATTCGCGTTGTGATCAATGCCGACGGTGCTTATTGA